Proteins from a genomic interval of Microbacterium imperiale:
- a CDS encoding protein kinase, producing the protein MAELRRRAHDSPAPPIELADREVDRLLSTSPRADVYLYRDAVRRHPVAVKIRRDAVGDGDGRRDRIGSAVDRLAALSAHPAMATVHGGGVAPDGRPYIVMEYCSRADLAESTARQVPTVADTLRLIIQLSGAVESAHRSGIVHGRVAIENVLTTDYGWPALVGFDADALASDRPAPDAAARALDVHGLAVATSELLTGRPIAEATSALPSEDAVPADLEEFVLDVLERTRAGGGPSAADFARALQDIELALHLPLTHLDIRDPDDIPGDDDHTVLSTRRDAADDDRTVLSTRRDPADDDHTILSTRRDPAEEAEPEHTVLSSRHTAAEAESDRTVLSSRHTAAEAESDRTVLSPPRGGADDDEHTRLSSRHDAPDHTVLSARHQPDAADHTVLSTRAAAADGAAPAAAPSPLPVRLDESDVPAEPETVWVRRQAKDRVVRGRLDTPRQASAPDAARERYRVREAASPAPVARTRVEAPVRETPATPARRRRRGTAAIIAVVGGGILVLGAAATTAAILIGGAP; encoded by the coding sequence GTGGCTGAGCTGCGTCGGCGAGCGCACGACAGCCCGGCGCCACCGATCGAGTTGGCGGACCGTGAGGTGGACCGTCTGCTCTCGACGAGCCCGCGCGCGGACGTGTACCTCTACCGTGACGCCGTGAGGCGGCATCCGGTCGCCGTGAAGATCCGGCGCGATGCGGTCGGCGACGGCGACGGCCGCCGCGACCGGATCGGGTCCGCGGTCGACCGGCTGGCCGCCCTGTCCGCCCACCCGGCGATGGCGACCGTGCACGGCGGCGGGGTGGCCCCCGACGGGCGCCCCTACATCGTGATGGAGTACTGCTCGCGCGCGGATCTGGCCGAGAGCACCGCACGGCAGGTTCCGACCGTCGCCGACACCCTGCGCCTGATCATCCAGCTCAGCGGAGCGGTCGAGAGCGCGCACCGCAGCGGCATCGTCCACGGGCGCGTGGCGATCGAGAACGTGCTGACCACCGACTACGGCTGGCCCGCCCTGGTCGGTTTCGACGCCGACGCTCTCGCGTCCGATCGGCCGGCGCCGGATGCCGCGGCGCGCGCGCTCGACGTGCACGGGTTGGCCGTCGCGACGTCGGAGCTGCTGACCGGACGCCCCATCGCCGAGGCCACGAGCGCTCTGCCGTCCGAGGACGCGGTGCCGGCCGATCTCGAGGAGTTCGTGCTCGACGTGCTCGAGCGCACGCGCGCCGGCGGCGGCCCGTCCGCCGCCGACTTCGCGAGGGCGCTGCAGGACATCGAGTTGGCGCTGCACCTGCCCCTCACCCATCTGGACATCCGTGACCCGGACGACATCCCCGGTGACGACGACCACACCGTCCTGTCCACCCGACGAGACGCCGCGGACGACGACCGCACCGTCCTGTCCACCCGACGAGACCCCGCGGACGACGACCACACCATCCTGTCCACCCGACGAGACCCCGCGGAGGAGGCAGAGCCCGAGCACACGGTCCTGTCGTCGCGGCACACCGCGGCCGAAGCAGAGTCCGATCGCACGGTTCTGTCGTCGCGGCACACCGCGGCCGAAGCAGAGTCCGATCGCACGGTTCTGTCGCCGCCGCGGGGCGGAGCAGACGACGACGAGCACACCCGCCTGTCGTCGCGCCACGACGCGCCCGACCACACCGTGCTCTCCGCCCGGCACCAGCCCGACGCGGCCGACCACACCGTGCTCTCGACGCGCGCGGCCGCAGCCGACGGCGCCGCACCGGCAGCCGCCCCCTCGCCGCTCCCCGTGCGTCTCGATGAGTCCGACGTTCCCGCCGAGCCCGAGACCGTGTGGGTCCGCCGACAGGCGAAGGACCGCGTCGTCCGCGGCCGGCTCGACACGCCGCGACAGGCGTCGGCTCCGGATGCCGCCCGGGAGCGCTATCGCGTACGCGAGGCGGCGTCGCCGGCTCCGGTCGCCCGCACGCGTGTCGAGGCGCCGGTGCGGGAGACCCCCGCCACCCCGGCGCGGCGGCGCCGGCGCGGGACCGCGGCCATCATCGCCGTCGTGGGCGGCGGCATCCTCGTCCTCGGCGCAGCAGCGACGACAGCAGCGATCCTCATCGGAGGGGCACCATGA
- a CDS encoding PP2C family protein-serine/threonine phosphatase produces the protein MTTAPPPIDVHVTSGARTDTGRRRSVNEDSLLAEYPVFIVADGMGGHEAGDRASAAVIDAFRSFVGRDDLRPEEVADAVERAHSAVAGIASGTQRGAGSTLSGVVAVQQDGARRWLIVNVGDSRVYRLLAERLEQLTIDHSVAQELVDAGQLTREQMSSYEGRNVITRAIGGERSRADFWLIPIVTGERIVVCSDGLTGEISDEALRAGLMMGGSPAQTAQSLVAQALAHGGRDNISTIVLDVIAGGISPRLEETTGGIMNSESVTATVEVATARSERRRSARG, from the coding sequence ATGACGACCGCGCCTCCCCCGATCGACGTCCACGTCACCAGCGGCGCCCGCACCGACACGGGGCGTCGCCGCTCGGTGAACGAGGACTCGCTGCTCGCGGAGTACCCGGTCTTCATCGTCGCCGACGGCATGGGTGGGCATGAGGCGGGCGACCGGGCGTCGGCCGCGGTGATCGATGCGTTCCGATCCTTCGTCGGCCGCGACGATCTGCGCCCGGAGGAAGTCGCCGACGCGGTCGAGCGCGCGCACTCCGCGGTGGCCGGGATCGCGTCGGGCACTCAGCGCGGGGCCGGGTCGACCCTTTCCGGTGTCGTCGCGGTTCAGCAGGACGGCGCGCGCCGCTGGCTGATCGTCAACGTCGGCGACTCGCGCGTCTATCGTCTGCTCGCAGAGCGCCTCGAGCAGCTGACGATCGACCACTCGGTTGCGCAGGAGCTCGTCGATGCCGGTCAGCTGACGCGCGAGCAGATGTCGTCGTACGAGGGCCGCAACGTCATCACCCGGGCGATCGGCGGCGAGCGCAGCCGAGCGGATTTCTGGCTCATCCCGATCGTCACCGGCGAGCGCATCGTGGTGTGCTCGGACGGTTTGACCGGCGAGATCTCCGACGAAGCCCTGCGGGCGGGACTGATGATGGGCGGCTCGCCCGCCCAGACCGCGCAGTCACTCGTCGCGCAGGCACTCGCGCACGGCGGGCGCGACAACATCAGCACCATCGTGCTCGACGTCATCGCAGGAGGGATCAGCCCGCGCCTGGAAGAGACCACCGGCGGAATCATGAACAGCGAGTCGGTGACCGCCACCGTCGAGGTCGCGACGGCCCGCTCCGAGCGACGCCGGAGCGCCCGTGGCTGA
- a CDS encoding FHA domain-containing protein, producing MTAHFRSQELAAELIALGGSSAVDPGALAVMSIVQTLLGIGVYVWTALALTAVFRKVGIAPWKAWVPVLNIWELFVLAGMRGWWAAVLAGGAIVVGIISAVVAGLFTAAALNAGFGGDAGSAAGALAAAVFVPTLIWLAFAVFVIILEVRMLRAVNRGFGLGTGYTVLGVLLFPVWASIVGWGSARWRGTEAAAPEGPFRRGTTAAVDAPSPAASTPAAAPVLPPAPAGASAPGPFAPPPAFPAASDAPPAPPTAAEPVTASPWAPPPPPVEPAAAPAAPQPWISAPGPAAAPVTPTPVAAPVVAATAAPQPPTSPADDLDERTVLAARRGPHASLRLPNGTTVALASDVAVLGRNPLAPADAPEAQIVPIDDVTRTISKTHALLRRTEEGWRITDLASTNGVFVGADETEVAGSAVVTGVFHLGDAELHLAEDE from the coding sequence GTGACGGCACACTTCCGGTCGCAGGAGCTCGCGGCCGAACTCATCGCGCTCGGCGGGTCGAGTGCGGTCGACCCCGGCGCCCTGGCCGTGATGTCGATCGTGCAGACGCTGCTCGGCATCGGCGTCTACGTGTGGACGGCCCTCGCTCTCACAGCCGTGTTCCGCAAGGTGGGAATCGCGCCCTGGAAGGCCTGGGTTCCCGTGCTCAACATCTGGGAGCTCTTCGTCCTGGCCGGCATGCGCGGATGGTGGGCCGCGGTTCTCGCCGGCGGCGCTATCGTCGTCGGCATCATCAGCGCGGTCGTCGCGGGCCTGTTCACCGCCGCAGCTCTGAACGCCGGCTTCGGCGGCGACGCCGGCAGCGCGGCGGGTGCGCTCGCCGCCGCCGTGTTCGTCCCGACGCTCATCTGGCTCGCGTTCGCCGTGTTCGTCATCATCCTCGAGGTGCGCATGCTCCGCGCCGTGAACCGCGGGTTCGGTCTCGGCACGGGGTACACCGTGCTCGGCGTGCTGCTCTTCCCGGTGTGGGCGAGCATCGTCGGGTGGGGTTCCGCGCGATGGCGCGGTACCGAAGCCGCCGCGCCCGAGGGTCCGTTCCGCCGCGGGACCACCGCCGCCGTGGATGCGCCGTCGCCGGCGGCATCCACGCCCGCCGCCGCGCCCGTGCTTCCCCCTGCCCCCGCCGGGGCTTCGGCGCCGGGCCCGTTCGCACCCCCGCCGGCATTCCCCGCGGCGAGCGATGCGCCGCCCGCGCCGCCCACCGCGGCCGAACCGGTCACCGCCAGCCCGTGGGCCCCGCCGCCCCCGCCGGTGGAGCCCGCCGCGGCCCCCGCCGCCCCCCAGCCCTGGATCTCCGCGCCCGGCCCCGCCGCAGCACCGGTGACTCCCACCCCGGTGGCCGCACCGGTCGTCGCCGCCACCGCCGCGCCCCAGCCGCCGACGAGCCCCGCGGACGACCTCGACGAGCGCACGGTCCTCGCGGCGCGGCGTGGCCCGCACGCGAGCCTTCGCCTGCCGAACGGCACGACCGTGGCCCTGGCATCCGACGTCGCCGTCCTCGGGCGGAACCCTCTGGCCCCCGCCGACGCCCCCGAGGCGCAGATCGTCCCCATCGACGACGTGACGCGCACGATCTCGAAGACCCACGCGCTGCTGCGCCGCACCGAAGAGGGCTGGCGCATCACCGACCTCGCCTCGACGAACGGCGTGTTCGTCGGCGCGGACGAGACCGAGGTGGCGGGGTCGGCCGTCGTGACCGGCGTGTTCCACCTCGGGGACGCCGAGCTGCACCTCGCCGAGGACGAATGA
- a CDS encoding transglutaminase domain-containing protein, which translates to MSAPARRDLRARRTSRVRLRFLLTQAAVLDLVNAVGAVAAWPIYRSAAFVVLVVVATAAGHALAAAALRWRWNGWWLAAAAIGAYVVLGLPLAAPSMLGSVPQALQAVLGVLTAPVTGWKDLLTLDLPLGSYQTTLAPALLVFLAVPVAALSLAWRGGRLWPIAVAVTLLPTVFGVAFGSTALQAPVVLGPIVVPREAIVGMAAVVAALIAVVWRTLSDRRRAIATAVAATGVRSGPRPLRGLAGRVATAAGMVTAAVVIAAVAAPWALAGQTRDVLRSDVDPRLELAAALSPLGQYRASFADDRFEQTLFRVEAPAEADRVRLATLPFYDGRVARVVDPAAAPGDPRTAFSRVPSALAAPPGTAVGTARISIDAYEGVWMPTVGSVTSLDFTAGDAAALADGFYYNAETSAAVQLGDPGLATGAAYRHEAAIDASPAALGSLEPLRAGPSLADELVPPSLIAWIDAQEASAGGSGLETLIERLRARGFLSHALTVDEADPPAWMSDLGDYAFQPSRAGHSTDRIETLFADLLTRENEVGGDDDALLVAAVGDDEQFAVAAMMIADRLGFDARIVVGTRLDSSDETLSTCVDGACTAGDLAAWIEVRGRDSTWVPVDVTPQHAVFPSPDVQQRQDPKIPTDVRQEQAETVLPADANPSDGGQRPDDDTTATQDLTALWTALRIGGLSLLIVLLLFGPFAVIVLVKLLRRRARRSADDPVERFTGGWQEFVDAAIDHGRPAPRSQTRQELATAYGGTPNAVQLATWADRSVFDVAPLEATESDRFWELVETERSRFDEGLGWWARLRARISLRSLLHREHGAGPRKRMPRTRRDR; encoded by the coding sequence GTGAGCGCTCCGGCCCGGCGCGACCTGCGCGCGCGCCGCACCTCACGCGTCCGGCTGCGCTTCCTCCTGACGCAGGCCGCCGTGCTCGACCTCGTGAACGCGGTCGGGGCGGTCGCGGCCTGGCCGATCTACCGCAGCGCGGCCTTCGTCGTCCTCGTGGTCGTCGCGACCGCGGCCGGCCACGCCCTCGCTGCCGCCGCCCTGCGCTGGCGCTGGAACGGCTGGTGGCTGGCCGCCGCGGCGATCGGCGCCTACGTCGTTCTCGGGCTTCCGCTCGCCGCACCCTCGATGCTCGGCTCGGTACCGCAAGCCCTTCAGGCCGTGCTCGGGGTGCTGACGGCCCCGGTCACCGGGTGGAAGGATCTCCTCACCCTCGATCTGCCCCTCGGCAGTTACCAGACGACGCTCGCGCCGGCCCTGCTGGTGTTCCTCGCCGTCCCGGTCGCGGCGCTGTCACTGGCCTGGCGCGGCGGGCGGCTCTGGCCCATCGCTGTCGCGGTGACGCTGCTGCCCACCGTGTTCGGCGTCGCGTTCGGATCGACGGCACTGCAGGCTCCTGTCGTCCTCGGCCCGATCGTCGTTCCGCGCGAGGCGATCGTCGGCATGGCCGCCGTCGTCGCGGCGCTCATCGCCGTCGTGTGGCGCACGCTGTCCGATCGCCGACGCGCCATCGCGACGGCCGTCGCCGCGACGGGCGTGCGATCGGGCCCGCGTCCCCTGCGCGGCCTCGCGGGACGCGTGGCGACGGCAGCCGGCATGGTCACCGCGGCCGTCGTCATCGCGGCCGTCGCCGCGCCGTGGGCTCTCGCCGGTCAGACCCGCGACGTGCTGCGCTCGGATGTCGACCCTCGGCTCGAGCTCGCCGCGGCCCTCAGCCCGCTCGGGCAGTACCGGGCCTCTTTCGCGGACGACCGTTTCGAGCAGACGCTCTTCCGTGTCGAGGCACCGGCGGAGGCCGACCGGGTGCGCCTCGCGACGCTCCCCTTCTACGACGGACGCGTCGCTCGCGTCGTCGACCCGGCAGCCGCGCCCGGCGACCCGCGCACGGCGTTCTCGCGCGTTCCCTCCGCGCTCGCCGCGCCGCCGGGCACCGCCGTCGGCACCGCGCGGATCTCCATCGACGCGTACGAGGGCGTCTGGATGCCGACCGTCGGGTCCGTCACCTCGCTGGACTTCACCGCCGGCGACGCCGCCGCTCTCGCCGACGGGTTCTACTACAACGCCGAGACCAGCGCCGCCGTCCAGCTGGGCGACCCGGGTCTGGCCACCGGCGCCGCCTACCGGCACGAGGCCGCGATCGATGCGAGCCCGGCGGCGCTCGGCTCGCTCGAGCCTCTGCGTGCCGGACCGTCGCTGGCCGACGAGCTCGTCCCGCCGAGCCTCATCGCCTGGATCGATGCCCAGGAGGCGTCGGCGGGCGGCTCGGGCCTGGAGACGTTGATCGAGCGGCTGCGGGCGCGGGGGTTCCTCAGTCACGCTCTGACCGTCGACGAGGCCGACCCGCCCGCGTGGATGAGCGACCTGGGAGACTACGCGTTCCAGCCGAGCCGCGCCGGCCACTCGACCGACCGCATCGAGACGCTCTTCGCCGATCTGCTGACGCGCGAGAACGAGGTCGGCGGCGACGACGACGCGCTCCTGGTCGCCGCCGTCGGAGACGACGAACAGTTCGCCGTGGCGGCGATGATGATCGCCGATCGGCTCGGCTTCGATGCCCGCATCGTGGTCGGCACGCGCCTGGATTCGAGCGACGAGACGCTGTCGACCTGCGTCGACGGTGCCTGCACGGCGGGCGACCTCGCCGCGTGGATCGAGGTGCGGGGGCGGGACTCGACGTGGGTGCCGGTCGACGTGACCCCGCAGCACGCGGTGTTCCCCTCGCCCGATGTCCAGCAGCGCCAGGATCCGAAGATCCCGACCGACGTCCGCCAGGAGCAGGCCGAGACGGTGCTTCCCGCCGACGCGAACCCGAGCGACGGTGGCCAGCGGCCCGACGACGACACCACCGCGACACAGGACCTGACCGCGCTGTGGACGGCGCTGCGCATCGGCGGCCTGTCGCTGCTGATCGTCCTGCTGCTGTTCGGCCCGTTCGCGGTGATCGTGCTGGTCAAGCTGCTGCGTCGTCGCGCGCGACGCAGCGCCGACGATCCCGTCGAGCGCTTCACCGGTGGATGGCAGGAGTTCGTCGACGCGGCGATCGACCACGGTCGCCCCGCTCCCCGGTCGCAGACGCGCCAGGAGCTCGCGACCGCCTACGGGGGCACCCCGAACGCGGTGCAGCTGGCGACCTGGGCCGACCGGTCCGTCTTCGACGTCGCCCCGCTCGAAGCGACGGAGAGCGACCGCTTCTGGGAGCTCGTCGAAACCGAGCGTTCGCGGTTCGATGAGGGCCTGGGGTGGTGGGCGCGGCTGCGCGCCCGCATCTCGCTGCGCTCGCTGCTGCACCGTGAGCACGGGGCCGGTCCGCGCAAGCGGATGCCGCGCACGCGGCGGGATCGCTAA
- a CDS encoding DUF58 domain-containing protein, with amino-acid sequence MSFNTESRLTRTSVADGTGFARTRFGTTGRTTVLAVRGVQSWRRVRRAAVATGRWIAETVTVAGWLMVVAAVAGLGVGLAFGLIEFAAAGIAALVLLALSVPFLFSARAYDVDLRLEHDRVVAGTQVEGTLVVTNVGSAPALPGRIDVPVGEGIVDVHVPLLRHGHQHTEQVIVPTHRRGIITVGPARTVRGDPLGILKREGTWDDVHTLYIHPVTTALRSTTTGFVRDLEGSASRTIVDADFSFHAIRPYVPGDSQRQIHWKSTAKTGTLMVRQYEETRRSRMVISLALGDDEYASDDEFELAVSAAASLGVRGIRDGRDVDVVVGGDVPEFARRRVRTIRELTTITSRTLLDDLAGVERTEHVSPLRDAASLAAESHPDVSIAFLVCGSTLTPAQLQSTALAFPGDVGVIAVMCALDAEPRFTRLGSMSVLSIGLLDDLRHLLARAAQS; translated from the coding sequence GTGAGCTTCAACACCGAGTCGCGCCTCACCCGGACGTCGGTCGCCGACGGCACGGGGTTCGCGCGCACCCGGTTCGGCACGACGGGCCGGACCACGGTGCTCGCGGTGCGCGGCGTGCAGTCGTGGCGCCGTGTGCGCCGTGCCGCCGTCGCGACGGGCAGGTGGATCGCCGAGACGGTGACCGTCGCGGGCTGGCTCATGGTCGTCGCCGCCGTCGCCGGGCTCGGGGTCGGTCTCGCGTTCGGGCTCATCGAGTTCGCGGCCGCCGGCATCGCGGCCCTCGTGCTGCTGGCGCTGTCGGTGCCGTTCCTCTTCAGCGCCCGGGCGTATGACGTCGACCTCCGGCTCGAGCACGACCGCGTGGTCGCCGGGACGCAGGTCGAGGGCACGCTCGTCGTCACGAACGTCGGCAGCGCGCCCGCGCTGCCGGGTCGCATCGACGTCCCCGTGGGCGAGGGCATCGTCGACGTGCACGTCCCGCTGCTGCGCCACGGTCACCAGCACACCGAGCAGGTCATCGTGCCGACGCACCGCCGCGGCATCATCACCGTCGGCCCGGCCCGAACGGTCCGCGGTGATCCGCTGGGCATCCTCAAGCGCGAGGGGACGTGGGACGACGTCCACACCCTCTACATCCACCCCGTGACGACCGCGCTGCGCAGCACCACGACGGGCTTCGTGCGCGACCTCGAGGGCAGCGCCTCGCGCACGATCGTCGACGCCGACTTCTCGTTCCACGCGATCCGGCCCTATGTCCCCGGCGACTCGCAGCGCCAGATCCACTGGAAGTCGACGGCGAAGACCGGCACCCTCATGGTCCGGCAGTACGAGGAGACCCGTCGCAGCCGCATGGTCATCTCGCTGGCGCTCGGCGACGACGAGTACGCGTCGGACGACGAGTTCGAGCTGGCGGTCAGCGCGGCGGCGTCGCTCGGCGTACGCGGCATCCGGGACGGCCGCGACGTCGACGTCGTCGTCGGGGGCGACGTGCCGGAGTTCGCGCGGCGGCGCGTGCGCACCATCCGCGAGCTCACGACGATCACCTCGCGCACCCTGCTCGATGACCTCGCGGGAGTCGAACGCACCGAGCACGTCAGCCCGCTGCGGGATGCCGCTTCGCTCGCGGCCGAGAGTCATCCCGATGTCTCGATCGCCTTCCTCGTGTGCGGCTCGACCCTCACCCCCGCGCAGCTGCAGTCGACCGCCCTCGCCTTCCCCGGCGACGTCGGCGTGATCGCCGTGATGTGCGCGCTCGACGCGGAGCCCCGCTTCACCCGCCTCGGGTCGATGTCGGTGCTCTCGATCGGGCTGCTCGATGACCTGCGCCACCTCCTCGCACGGGCGGCGCAGTCGTGA
- a CDS encoding AAA family ATPase translates to MSITPEQTAWFQETFATLVDNVEKVVLGKRHVIELAFAAMVSEGHLLLEDFPGTGKTSLARAMGQTVQGTSSRIQFTPDLLPGDVTGITVYDQSRGEFEFHQGPIFANIVLADEINRASPKTQSALLEVMEEGQVTVDGVTRRVGVPFLVVATQNPVEQAGTYRLPEAQLDRFLMKTTLGYPDHAATVRILEGAAESRREVTPVITPQGIVSMADIARGVYLDALVLDYIARIVEATRLATEVRLGVSVRGALALTKAAKTWAVAHGRSYVTPDDVKALAEPVLAHRLILDPEAEFDGVTAGAVIGQVLLDTVPPSQREAV, encoded by the coding sequence ATGAGCATCACCCCGGAGCAGACCGCCTGGTTCCAGGAGACCTTCGCGACGCTCGTCGACAACGTCGAGAAGGTCGTGCTGGGCAAGCGGCACGTCATCGAGCTCGCCTTCGCCGCGATGGTGTCCGAGGGCCACCTCCTGCTCGAGGACTTCCCGGGCACCGGCAAGACCTCGCTCGCGCGGGCCATGGGGCAGACGGTGCAGGGCACCAGCAGCCGCATCCAGTTCACGCCCGACCTGCTGCCGGGCGACGTCACCGGCATCACCGTCTACGACCAGAGCCGCGGCGAGTTCGAATTCCACCAGGGTCCGATCTTCGCCAACATCGTGCTCGCCGACGAGATCAACCGGGCCTCGCCGAAGACGCAGTCCGCGCTGCTGGAGGTCATGGAAGAGGGCCAGGTGACCGTCGACGGCGTCACGCGTCGGGTCGGCGTGCCGTTCCTCGTGGTGGCGACGCAGAACCCCGTCGAGCAGGCGGGCACCTATCGTCTGCCCGAGGCGCAGCTCGACCGGTTCCTCATGAAGACGACCCTCGGCTACCCCGATCACGCCGCGACCGTGCGCATCCTCGAGGGCGCGGCCGAGTCGCGACGCGAAGTGACGCCCGTCATCACGCCGCAGGGCATCGTCAGCATGGCCGACATCGCGCGCGGCGTGTACCTCGACGCGCTCGTGCTCGACTACATCGCACGCATCGTCGAGGCGACCCGCCTGGCGACCGAGGTGCGCCTCGGCGTCAGTGTGCGCGGCGCGCTGGCCCTGACGAAGGCCGCGAAGACCTGGGCGGTCGCCCACGGCCGCAGCTACGTCACGCCCGACGACGTGAAGGCGCTCGCCGAGCCCGTCCTCGCGCACCGCCTCATCCTCGACCCCGAAGCGGAGTTCGACGGCGTCACCGCCGGCGCCGTCATCGGCCAGGTGCTGCTCGACACGGTCCCGCCGAGCCAGAGAGAGGCCGTGTGA